The proteins below come from a single Drosophila suzukii chromosome X, CBGP_Dsuzu_IsoJpt1.0, whole genome shotgun sequence genomic window:
- the LOC108015360 gene encoding transmembrane protein 256 homolog: MSMAETLDYLIVGNPVSQLIILSANAFLQSIGLLPPKCPMEDTLLVFQPSSHSFVRSHSSLYCLAGSHYHFVRLAGIGGASAIFMGAYCKYVLRDLDSVREQLDSQAFADVANRIHFLHSFALMAMPLAHYPFLTGALMITGTLFFSGSMYYRALTGEKWMQPYATVGGFCLMGAWLSLVL, encoded by the coding sequence ATGTCGATGGCCGAGACCCTGGACTACCTCATAGTGGGCAATCCTGTCAGCCAGTTGATTATCTTGTCTGCAAATGCCTTCCTGCAGAGCATCGGATTGCTGCCGCCGAAATGTCCCATGGAGGACACGCTCCTCGTCTTCCAACCCTCATCGCATTCGTTCGTGCGTTCGCATAGCTCACTGTACTGCCTCGCCGGAAGCCATTATCATTTCGTGAGGCTGGCCGGCATTGGCGGAGCATCGGCCATCTTTATGGGGGCCTACTGCAAGTATGTCCTGCGGGATCTGGATAGTGTCCGGGAGCAACTGGACTCGCAGGCCTTCGCCGATGTGGCCAATCGCATTCACTTCCTGCACTCCTTCGCCTTGATGGCCATGCCCCTGGCCCACTATCCCTTCCTCACCGGAGCGCTGATGATCACCGGCACCCTGTTCTTCAGCGGATCCATGTACTATCGCGCCCTCACGGGCGAGAAATGGATGCAGCCATATGCCACCGTCGGAGGATTCTGCCTCATGGGCGCCTGGCTGTCGTTGGTCCTCTAG